The following proteins come from a genomic window of Deltaproteobacteria bacterium:
- a CDS encoding cytochrome P450, producing the protein MRRLPDAQAREVASRFDLTALAPGFLDDPVPTYHALRTFAPVHRMASGSVLLTRWADLDAVYRDAATFCSDKRAEFAPKFGADSPLYAHHTASLVFNDGAQHTRVRKILAGALTPRAIAELEPQVTALVDRLLGDMERGGHADLIEDFAAAIPVEVIGNLLAVPRDERGPLRAWSLAILGALEPAPSADQLARGNAAVREFTAYLERLVAERRAHPGDPAHDVLTRLIAGEADGARLTEHELVQNCVFILNAGHETTTNLIGNALVLLCEWPSERARLLGEPALLASAVEEFLRFESSNQLGNRRTTRAAEIGGVALAAGASLTLCIGAANRDPARFERPDVLDLTRTPNRHLAFGTGPHQCVGMNVARLEGRIAIGRFLARFPKFALAGAPTRGGRARFRGFSAIPATLG; encoded by the coding sequence ATGCGGCGTCTGCCCGACGCGCAAGCTCGCGAGGTGGCTTCGCGCTTCGACCTGACGGCACTCGCACCGGGCTTCCTCGACGACCCGGTTCCCACCTACCACGCGCTGCGCACGTTCGCGCCGGTGCATCGCATGGCGTCGGGCAGCGTGCTGCTCACGCGCTGGGCGGATCTCGACGCCGTCTATCGCGACGCCGCGACGTTCTGCTCCGACAAGCGTGCGGAGTTCGCGCCAAAGTTCGGCGCCGACTCGCCGCTCTACGCACATCACACGGCGAGCCTCGTCTTCAACGACGGCGCCCAGCACACGCGCGTGCGCAAGATCCTCGCTGGAGCGCTCACGCCGCGCGCGATCGCGGAGTTAGAGCCGCAAGTGACGGCGCTCGTGGACCGCTTGTTGGGCGACATGGAGCGCGGCGGACACGCGGACCTGATCGAGGACTTCGCGGCGGCGATCCCGGTGGAGGTGATCGGCAACCTGCTCGCGGTGCCGCGCGACGAGCGCGGCCCGCTGCGCGCGTGGTCGCTCGCGATCCTCGGCGCGCTCGAGCCGGCGCCGAGCGCCGATCAGCTCGCGCGCGGCAACGCCGCAGTGCGCGAGTTCACGGCGTACCTCGAGCGCCTCGTCGCCGAGCGGCGTGCACATCCCGGCGACCCCGCGCACGACGTGCTCACGCGCCTCATCGCAGGCGAGGCCGATGGCGCGCGGCTCACGGAGCACGAGCTCGTCCAAAACTGCGTGTTCATCCTGAACGCCGGCCACGAGACGACGACGAACCTGATCGGCAACGCGCTCGTGCTGCTGTGCGAGTGGCCCAGCGAGCGCGCGCGGTTGTTAGGAGAGCCGGCGCTGCTCGCGAGCGCGGTCGAGGAGTTCCTGCGCTTCGAGAGCTCGAACCAGCTCGGCAACCGGCGCACCACGCGCGCGGCCGAGATCGGAGGCGTCGCGCTCGCGGCGGGCGCCTCGCTCACGCTCTGCATCGGCGCCGCGAACCGCGACCCCGCGCGCTTCGAGCGCCCCGACGTGCTCGACCTCACGCGCACGCCGAACCGCCACCTCGCGTTCGGCACGGGCCCGCACCAATGCGTCGGCATGAACGTCGCGCGCCTCGAAGGCCGCATCGCGATCGGCCGCTTCCTCGCGCGCTTCCCGAAGTTCGCGCTCGCCGGCGCGCCGACGCGTGGCGGCCGCGCGCGCTTCCGCGGGTTCAGCGCGATTCCGGCGACGCTCGGCTAA
- a CDS encoding nuclear transport factor 2 family protein, with amino-acid sequence MQQNEKIIREFIAAWSRLDPSELAAYFTEDGVYHNMPGPPVGGRANVEKLIRGFVSTWTETRWEIVHLLCTGDVVIAERVDRTKAGAKGVDLPCTGVFEMQNGKIKIWRDYFDMATYTRAMA; translated from the coding sequence ATGCAGCAGAACGAGAAAATCATCCGCGAGTTCATCGCCGCCTGGTCACGGCTCGACCCGAGCGAGCTGGCCGCCTACTTCACCGAGGACGGCGTCTACCACAACATGCCGGGCCCGCCGGTCGGCGGGCGCGCGAACGTCGAGAAGCTGATTCGCGGCTTCGTCTCGACCTGGACGGAGACGCGCTGGGAGATCGTGCACTTGTTATGCACGGGCGACGTCGTGATCGCCGAGCGCGTCGACAGGACGAAAGCCGGCGCCAAGGGCGTCGATCTCCCGTGCACCGGCGTGTTCGAGATGCAGAACGGCAAGATCAAGATCTGGCGCGACTACTTCGACATGGCGACCTACACCCGCGCGATGGCGTAG
- a CDS encoding alpha/beta hydrolase: MNPRVQREFVSLASATSVRNGAGFNPCQGLYFTPRGARPKTAFIATHYNVDFSEHYLGELIAERGFGFLGWNTRFRGNEAFFILEHALVDIGAGVEWLRRAAGAERVVILGNSGGGSLMGAYQSQATEPNITPTPGLTLPDAVLSLTPADLYVSLCAHAGRPEVLSAWMDPSVTDENDPSAVDPALNMYDPANGPPYSAEFQARYRAAQVARNERITDWVLAELERLRKHGLRERAFTMTRTWADLRLLDGAIDPSEREVGTCYAGDPKAANFSPRGIGLTNTLRTWLSMWSLRFSQCRGEKHLARIRVPSLVVQSLGDTGVFPSDARAIHDGLAAADKRLELVTGDHYLETPATARRDVADLIAAFVAAH, from the coding sequence ATGAACCCGCGAGTCCAGCGCGAGTTCGTCTCGCTCGCCTCGGCGACCTCCGTGCGCAACGGCGCCGGCTTCAACCCGTGTCAGGGTCTCTACTTCACGCCGCGCGGCGCGCGCCCGAAGACGGCGTTCATCGCCACGCACTACAACGTCGACTTCTCGGAGCACTATCTCGGCGAGCTCATCGCCGAGCGCGGCTTCGGATTTCTCGGCTGGAACACGCGCTTCCGCGGTAACGAGGCGTTCTTCATTCTCGAGCATGCGCTCGTCGACATCGGCGCGGGCGTCGAGTGGCTGCGCAGAGCAGCCGGCGCCGAGCGCGTCGTGATCCTCGGCAACTCCGGCGGCGGCTCGCTGATGGGGGCCTATCAATCGCAGGCCACCGAGCCCAACATCACGCCGACGCCCGGCCTCACGTTGCCCGATGCGGTGCTCTCGCTCACGCCCGCTGATCTCTATGTCTCGCTGTGCGCGCACGCGGGGCGGCCCGAGGTGCTCAGCGCGTGGATGGACCCCTCGGTGACGGACGAGAACGACCCGAGCGCGGTCGATCCCGCGCTGAACATGTACGACCCCGCGAACGGGCCGCCCTACAGCGCCGAGTTCCAGGCGCGCTATCGCGCGGCGCAGGTCGCGCGGAACGAGCGCATCACGGATTGGGTGCTCGCCGAGCTCGAACGCCTGCGCAAGCACGGCCTGCGCGAGCGCGCCTTCACCATGACGCGCACCTGGGCGGACCTGCGGCTGCTGGACGGCGCGATCGACCCGAGCGAGCGCGAAGTCGGGACTTGTTATGCCGGCGACCCCAAGGCCGCGAACTTCTCGCCGCGCGGCATCGGCCTCACCAACACGCTGCGCACGTGGCTCTCCATGTGGAGCCTGCGCTTCTCGCAGTGCCGCGGGGAAAAGCACCTCGCGCGCATCCGCGTACCCTCGCTCGTAGTGCAGAGCCTCGGCGACACGGGCGTATTCCCGAGCGACGCGCGCGCGATTCACGACGGCCTCGCCGCCGCCGACAAACGCCTCGAGCTGGTCACGGGCGACCACTACCTCGAGACGCCGGCGACGGCGCGCCGCGACGTCGCCGATCTGATCGCGGCCTTTGTGGCCGCACACTGA
- a CDS encoding VOC family protein — protein sequence MSERPIRYGGLHHLALVCSDMRRTVEFYTTVLGMKLKKGFDLERGFGQHFFFDMGGGNELAFFWFRGAKAHAPGVASAGALTGRGDISSAHGSMNHVAFDVPPEEIDAYRERLVAKGVDCSPVVNHDDVVTGEDERTASALTDKTWLRSFYFFDPDGIMLEFCATLKAGSPSVESPVNAQGVKANGHPL from the coding sequence ATGAGCGAGCGACCCATTCGTTACGGCGGCCTGCACCACCTCGCACTCGTGTGCAGCGACATGCGGCGCACGGTCGAGTTCTATACGACCGTGCTCGGCATGAAGCTGAAGAAGGGTTTCGATCTCGAGCGCGGCTTCGGTCAGCACTTCTTCTTCGACATGGGCGGCGGCAACGAGCTCGCGTTCTTCTGGTTCCGCGGCGCGAAAGCGCACGCGCCCGGCGTCGCGTCGGCGGGCGCCCTCACGGGCCGCGGCGACATCTCCTCCGCGCACGGCTCGATGAACCACGTCGCCTTCGACGTTCCGCCCGAGGAGATCGACGCGTATCGCGAGCGGCTCGTCGCGAAGGGCGTCGACTGCTCGCCGGTCGTGAACCACGACGACGTCGTCACGGGAGAGGACGAGCGCACCGCGAGCGCGCTGACGGACAAGACGTGGCTGCGCTCGTTCTACTTCTTCGATCCCGACGGCATCATGCTCGAGTTCTGCGCCACGCTGAAGGCGGGCAGCCCGAGCGTCGAGTCGCCGGTGAACGCGCAGGGCGTCAAGGCCAACGGGCACCCGCTGTGA
- a CDS encoding amidohydrolase family protein, whose protein sequence is MPYATGRVIHDADAHVMETPDWLIPHADPEIRPRVPMLYLATTKPGEDRLIDKLAREHRDPAYRARDAEEIMLRKNWAATGSFIKEDRPAALDLLGFKSQLMFNTFQNSYLSNLEQAADLDFAYGVARAHNRAMASFCSVDARLLATAYVPLADFARARAMAEEALALGAKALLIASRCPRDHSPSHVGLDPLWAVAQEARVPILFHVGGGAPLCSPKYFENGLPREKDFHGGEENFQSIDHMAIPYPPMQQLSTLILDGVFERFPRLMWGVIEQGALWLPGWMRAMDAAIDAYGRHENRLKRLTLKPSEYVRRQLRVTPYPTEDVGWIAREAGEETVLFSSDYPHVEGGRNPLRRFASTTQGLSEAALDRFYRKNFAELLGPHTPSEA, encoded by the coding sequence ATGCCTTACGCCACAGGCCGAGTCATCCACGACGCCGACGCCCACGTGATGGAGACGCCGGATTGGCTGATCCCGCACGCCGATCCCGAAATCCGCCCGCGCGTCCCGATGCTCTACCTCGCGACGACGAAGCCCGGCGAGGACCGCCTGATCGACAAGCTCGCGCGCGAGCACCGCGACCCCGCGTATCGCGCGCGCGACGCGGAAGAGATCATGCTGCGCAAGAACTGGGCGGCGACTGGCTCGTTCATCAAGGAGGACCGCCCCGCGGCGCTCGACCTGCTCGGCTTCAAGAGCCAGCTGATGTTCAACACGTTCCAGAACTCGTACCTCAGCAACCTCGAGCAGGCGGCAGACCTCGACTTCGCGTACGGCGTCGCGCGCGCGCACAACCGCGCGATGGCGAGCTTCTGCAGCGTCGACGCGCGCCTGCTCGCCACCGCCTACGTGCCGCTCGCGGATTTTGCGCGCGCCCGCGCGATGGCGGAGGAAGCGCTCGCGCTCGGCGCGAAGGCGCTGCTGATCGCGTCGCGCTGTCCGCGCGATCACTCGCCGAGCCACGTCGGGCTCGACCCGCTCTGGGCCGTCGCCCAGGAAGCGCGGGTCCCCATTCTCTTCCACGTGGGCGGCGGCGCGCCGCTGTGCTCGCCGAAGTATTTCGAGAACGGGCTTCCACGCGAGAAAGACTTCCACGGCGGCGAGGAGAACTTCCAGAGCATCGACCACATGGCGATTCCGTATCCGCCGATGCAGCAGCTCTCGACGCTCATCCTCGACGGCGTGTTCGAGCGCTTCCCGCGCCTGATGTGGGGTGTGATCGAGCAAGGCGCGCTGTGGCTGCCCGGCTGGATGCGCGCGATGGACGCCGCGATCGACGCCTACGGGCGCCACGAGAATCGCCTGAAGCGCCTCACGCTGAAACCGAGTGAGTACGTGCGGCGGCAGCTGCGCGTGACGCCGTATCCGACCGAGGACGTGGGCTGGATCGCGCGCGAGGCGGGCGAGGAGACGGTGCTGTTCAGCAGCGACTACCCGCACGTCGAGGGCGGGCGCAATCCGCTGCGCCGCTTCGCTTCGACGACGCAGGGCCTCAGCGAGGCCGCGCTCGACCGCTTCTACCGCAAGAACTTCGCGGAGCTGCTGGGGCCGCACACGCCGAGCGAGGCTTGA
- a CDS encoding GGDEF domain-containing protein, protein MRRKDGSEVPVQISLTPARVRNTTQVVAIVRDISKERALEEKLRRLAYYDTLTGLPNRAHFQRKLQRSIESTRSRGLEIAVLFIDLDGFKTINDSLGHEAGDLVLCTAADRMTASLRLNDALSRAEFGDATESCVSRLGGDEFIVLLGGIRRAQDVASVADRLVKRLGEPILIDGREVRIGASVGIALYPNDATDAETLLVRADEAMYQAKATTSGLRYRFVCAEADDGKATVDRRTTREGDHREDSQGSTGRSRTRERVRLLAPKR, encoded by the coding sequence TTGCGGCGCAAAGACGGCTCCGAGGTTCCGGTTCAGATCTCCCTTACCCCCGCCCGCGTACGAAACACGACTCAGGTCGTGGCGATCGTCCGGGACATCTCGAAAGAGCGGGCTCTCGAGGAGAAACTGCGCCGGCTCGCTTATTACGACACGCTGACCGGTCTTCCGAATCGCGCTCACTTTCAGCGCAAGCTGCAGCGGAGCATCGAGTCGACTCGCAGCCGGGGCCTCGAGATCGCCGTCCTGTTCATCGACCTCGACGGGTTCAAGACGATCAACGACTCGCTGGGGCACGAAGCCGGCGACCTCGTGCTGTGCACGGCGGCGGATCGGATGACGGCGAGCCTGCGATTGAACGACGCGCTGTCACGAGCCGAGTTCGGCGACGCGACGGAATCGTGCGTTTCCCGTCTCGGAGGAGACGAGTTCATCGTCCTCTTGGGTGGTATCCGCCGCGCGCAGGACGTTGCGTCCGTCGCCGACCGCCTCGTGAAGCGGCTCGGGGAGCCGATCTTGATCGACGGTCGGGAGGTGCGCATCGGCGCGAGCGTCGGAATTGCGCTGTACCCCAACGACGCCACCGACGCCGAGACGCTCCTCGTACGCGCCGACGAAGCGATGTATCAGGCGAAGGCGACCACCAGCGGGCTGCGATACCGGTTCGTCTGCGCCGAGGCGGACGATGGCAAGGCGACGGTCGATCGGCGCACGACGCGAGAAGGCGATCACAGGGAAGACTCTCAGGGTTCCACCGGCCGCTCGAGAACGCGCGAGCGGGTGAGATTGCTGGCGCCGAAGCGCTGA
- a CDS encoding efflux RND transporter periplasmic adaptor subunit → MSPLISKLTPALLSLTILACGEGPAGPPQFPPVPVQVIEAEARVLPRTVTAVGSLESPEMTTVASEIAGTVEALTVPEGKEIAPGVVLARLDAKTAAAALSVARARLKNAEDRLARLEPLRAQGVASQQAYDDAKSEADGAMGAYTEAATRLAKHTIRAPFAGTVGLKQANVGQYVQAGAPIVEITPAHALELHFAVPQRHVSELAVGQRVEGVVGRCELRFEGVVTAVDPRVDPRTRMVGLRAGVTKAQGELVPGMAVRVRLVVAELAGAIVLPQEAIVRQGSKHIVYVLNAKNEAEQREVTLGEFFLDGVHVAAGVAAGDTVVVAGQQKLRPGAPAAPGPWAPVVNHNVEIGRYGPADCETP, encoded by the coding sequence GTGTCCCCCCTCATCTCGAAGCTCACGCCCGCACTTCTCTCCCTAACAATTCTCGCCTGCGGCGAAGGCCCCGCCGGACCGCCCCAGTTCCCTCCGGTGCCCGTGCAGGTGATCGAGGCCGAGGCGCGCGTACTGCCGCGCACCGTGACGGCGGTGGGCTCGCTCGAGAGCCCGGAGATGACGACGGTGGCGAGCGAGATCGCGGGCACGGTGGAGGCGCTCACTGTGCCCGAGGGCAAAGAGATCGCCCCCGGCGTCGTGCTCGCGCGACTCGACGCGAAGACCGCGGCGGCGGCGCTCTCGGTGGCGCGGGCGCGGCTGAAGAACGCCGAGGATCGGCTCGCGCGGCTCGAGCCGCTGCGCGCGCAAGGTGTGGCCTCGCAGCAAGCCTACGACGACGCAAAGTCCGAGGCGGATGGCGCGATGGGTGCCTACACGGAGGCCGCGACGCGGCTCGCGAAACACACGATCCGCGCGCCGTTCGCGGGCACGGTCGGGCTCAAGCAGGCGAACGTGGGGCAGTACGTGCAGGCCGGCGCGCCGATCGTGGAGATCACCCCCGCGCACGCGCTCGAGCTTCACTTCGCGGTGCCGCAGCGCCACGTGTCCGAGCTCGCGGTAGGGCAGCGCGTCGAGGGCGTCGTCGGGCGCTGCGAGCTGCGCTTCGAGGGAGTTGTTACGGCGGTCGACCCGCGCGTCGACCCGCGCACGCGCATGGTCGGCCTACGCGCGGGCGTCACGAAGGCGCAGGGCGAGCTCGTGCCCGGCATGGCGGTGCGCGTGCGCCTCGTCGTCGCGGAGCTCGCGGGCGCGATCGTGCTGCCGCAGGAGGCGATCGTGCGGCAAGGCTCGAAGCACATCGTCTACGTGCTGAACGCGAAGAACGAGGCCGAGCAGCGCGAGGTCACGCTCGGCGAGTTCTTCCTCGATGGCGTGCACGTGGCGGCGGGCGTCGCCGCGGGCGACACGGTCGTGGTCGCGGGCCAGCAGAAGCTGCGCCCGGGAGCACCGGCGGCGCCAGGTCCGTGGGCGCCGGTCGTGAATCACAACGTCGAGATCGGGCGCTACGGCCCCGCGGACTGCGAGACACCGTGA
- a CDS encoding efflux RND transporter permease subunit, producing MRLSDVSIERPVFATVMSLLILVAGAAAFFSLPIRELPDVDSPVISITTLYVGASPETVEASVTEPLEEVLNGIEGIRNIDSLSAFGVSSINVHFTADKDVDIAATDVSNAIQRGLGDLPQEAERPIVRKSGANMMPIMFLNVLGEKQSAVDRTDVADRLVQTPMQLLPGVSQAILSGERRYAMRIWLDPARMAALRVDPSDVRRALQESNLQLPAGEVEAATRKFIINADARLVEPRDFEAIVIREEGGNPVRIRDVGWVELGSENYQMVTRHTARDTVGVGIVRHSKANELEVSAAVRAKIEEIRPTLPEGFVTEVAADWTTYVRDSLREVSFTLFISFCVVVLVNLIFLQSKTATFVASVAIPISLIGTFAGMAVLGFSLNMLTLLGLVLAIGLVVDDAIVVLENVYRRQELGEPMLLAARNGAREVGFPVLATTAALVAVMVSLAFMSGDTGRLFREFALAVAVAIVISAFVALSIVPMVCSRWLRVKHRSDAVSTAINSRIDAVRDAYDRVLGFALAHRHGVAIAFVLLIAGTGVLFRLLPQTFLPVEDRGRFITMIRAPEGSTVAYTRSVLDKVEQALLAVPEVDTFFAAIGIGFGTPSSSATGMVFTSMDEWDERERSQQEVVAELFPKFMSIPEALVFVFSPSSLQRQSNADVEIAITSSAASLEEFAQVMGGIVGRARQVPGLINVDSDLRLANPQLDIAFDRDRAADLGVPIASVSQALALLVSQGKADDFILRNEQYDVVMALESPFRSVPEQLGQIHVRTREGEMVPLSAMIETKPHIGPTFLNHYDLQRSATVSANLAPGAALGPALSAVQQIVREELPQGFAMKLRGTSREFAESGAAVYATFALALLVIYLVLAAQLESFLHPFTVLLSVPLATLGALLSLFATGNTINLYSQIGIILLVGLVTKNAILLVDFANQERARGAELIEALRRAGHTRFRPIVMTSATSILGAVPLVVPLGPGHESRAAIGTAVIGGLLFSTLFTLVMIPVFHFGVVTIAEKLGLKTIPPKVEFDAEPVVVPGA from the coding sequence GTGAGGCTCTCCGACGTCAGCATCGAGCGGCCCGTCTTCGCGACGGTAATGAGCCTCCTGATCCTCGTCGCCGGCGCTGCCGCGTTCTTCTCGCTCCCGATCCGCGAGCTGCCCGACGTCGACAGCCCCGTCATCTCGATCACGACGCTCTACGTCGGCGCGAGCCCGGAGACGGTCGAAGCGAGCGTGACCGAGCCGCTCGAAGAGGTGCTCAACGGCATCGAGGGCATCCGCAACATCGACTCGCTCTCGGCGTTCGGGGTGTCCTCGATCAACGTGCACTTCACCGCCGACAAAGACGTCGACATCGCCGCGACCGACGTCTCGAACGCGATCCAGCGCGGCCTCGGCGATCTCCCGCAAGAAGCGGAGCGCCCGATCGTGCGCAAGTCGGGCGCGAACATGATGCCGATCATGTTCCTGAATGTGTTAGGCGAGAAGCAGTCGGCGGTGGATCGCACCGACGTCGCCGACCGGCTCGTGCAGACGCCGATGCAGCTCCTTCCCGGCGTCTCGCAGGCGATCCTCAGCGGCGAGCGCCGCTACGCGATGCGCATCTGGCTCGATCCCGCGCGCATGGCTGCGCTGCGCGTCGACCCGAGCGATGTCCGCCGCGCGCTGCAGGAGAGCAACCTGCAGCTGCCGGCCGGCGAGGTCGAGGCGGCGACGCGCAAGTTCATCATCAACGCCGATGCCAGGCTCGTGGAGCCGCGCGACTTCGAGGCGATCGTGATTCGCGAGGAGGGCGGCAACCCCGTCCGCATCCGCGACGTCGGCTGGGTCGAGCTCGGCAGCGAGAACTACCAGATGGTCACGCGCCACACCGCGCGCGACACGGTGGGCGTCGGCATCGTGCGCCACTCCAAGGCGAACGAGCTCGAAGTCTCGGCAGCGGTGCGCGCGAAGATCGAAGAGATCAGGCCGACGCTGCCCGAAGGCTTCGTGACCGAAGTCGCCGCCGACTGGACGACCTACGTGCGCGACTCGCTGCGCGAGGTCTCCTTCACGCTCTTCATCTCGTTCTGTGTCGTCGTGCTCGTGAACTTGATCTTCTTGCAGTCGAAGACGGCGACCTTCGTCGCGAGCGTCGCGATCCCGATCTCGCTGATCGGCACGTTCGCCGGCATGGCCGTGCTCGGCTTCTCGCTCAACATGCTCACCTTGTTGGGGCTCGTGCTCGCGATCGGGCTGGTCGTGGACGACGCGATCGTCGTGCTCGAGAACGTCTATCGCCGCCAAGAGCTGGGCGAGCCGATGCTGCTCGCCGCGCGGAACGGCGCGCGCGAGGTGGGCTTCCCGGTGCTCGCTACCACGGCCGCGCTCGTGGCGGTGATGGTTTCGCTCGCGTTCATGTCGGGCGACACGGGGCGTCTGTTCCGCGAGTTCGCGCTCGCCGTCGCGGTCGCGATCGTGATCTCCGCGTTCGTCGCGCTCTCGATCGTGCCGATGGTGTGCTCGCGCTGGCTGCGCGTGAAGCACCGCAGCGACGCCGTCTCGACCGCGATCAACTCGCGCATCGACGCCGTGCGCGACGCCTACGACCGCGTGCTCGGCTTCGCGCTCGCGCACCGCCACGGCGTCGCGATCGCGTTCGTGCTGCTGATCGCCGGCACCGGCGTGCTCTTCCGCCTGCTCCCGCAGACCTTCCTGCCCGTCGAGGATCGCGGCCGCTTCATCACCATGATCCGCGCACCCGAGGGCTCGACCGTCGCCTACACGCGCTCGGTGCTCGACAAGGTCGAGCAGGCGCTGCTCGCCGTGCCCGAGGTCGACACTTTCTTCGCGGCGATCGGCATCGGCTTCGGGACGCCGTCGTCGTCCGCGACCGGCATGGTCTTCACCTCGATGGACGAGTGGGACGAGCGCGAGCGCTCGCAGCAAGAAGTCGTGGCCGAGCTGTTCCCGAAGTTCATGTCGATTCCCGAAGCGCTCGTGTTCGTGTTCAGCCCGTCCTCGCTGCAGCGCCAGAGCAACGCCGATGTCGAGATCGCGATCACGAGCAGCGCGGCTTCGCTCGAAGAGTTCGCGCAGGTGATGGGCGGCATCGTCGGCCGAGCGCGGCAGGTGCCGGGCCTGATCAACGTCGACAGCGACCTGCGCCTCGCGAATCCACAGCTCGACATCGCGTTCGACCGCGACCGCGCCGCCGACCTCGGCGTGCCGATCGCGTCCGTGTCGCAGGCGCTCGCGCTGCTCGTCTCGCAGGGAAAGGCCGACGACTTCATCTTGCGCAACGAGCAGTACGACGTGGTCATGGCGCTCGAGTCGCCGTTCCGCAGCGTGCCCGAGCAATTAGGGCAGATTCACGTGCGCACGCGCGAGGGCGAGATGGTGCCGCTCAGCGCGATGATCGAGACGAAGCCGCACATCGGGCCGACGTTCCTCAATCACTACGACCTCCAGCGCTCCGCGACGGTGAGCGCGAACCTCGCGCCCGGCGCCGCGCTCGGCCCCGCGCTCAGCGCGGTGCAGCAGATCGTGCGCGAAGAGCTGCCGCAGGGCTTCGCGATGAAGCTGCGCGGCACCTCGCGCGAGTTCGCGGAGTCGGGCGCGGCGGTCTACGCCACCTTCGCGCTCGCGCTGCTCGTCATCTACCTCGTGCTCGCCGCGCAGCTCGAGAGCTTCCTGCACCCGTTCACCGTGCTGCTCTCGGTCCCGCTCGCGACGCTCGGCGCGCTCCTCTCGCTCTTCGCCACGGGCAACACGATCAACCTCTACAGCCAGATCGGGATCATCCTGCTGGTCGGCCTCGTCACGAAGAACGCGATCCTGCTCGTCGACTTCGCCAACCAAGAGCGCGCCCGCGGCGCCGAGCTGATCGAAGCGCTGCGCCGCGCCGGCCACACGCGCTTCCGTCCCATCGTGATGACGAGCGCCACCTCGATCCTCGGCGCCGTGCCGCTCGTGGTCCCACTCGGCCCCGGCCACGAGAGCCGCGCCGCGATCGGCACCGCCGTGATCGGCGGCCTGCTCTTCAGCACGCTCTTCACGCTCGTGATGATTCCCGTCTTCCACTTCGGCGTCGTGACGATCGCCGAGAAGCTCGGGCTGAAGACGATCCCGCCGAAGGTGGAGTTCGACGCGGAGCCGGTGGTCGTGCCGGGGGCGTGA
- a CDS encoding putative DNA-binding domain-containing protein — protein sequence MSALAQLQGDFARWLLEREAPAETPRLLGDARASAAERLHVYRYAYMSRLVGVLRDDYPALERALGRAALDPLAAAYLRANPSQHFSLRHLGARFPAFLAQHEAARETRERAPWAPDLARFELAVTDAFDAADARPLLRSDLAHLAPEAWAELALALTPGAQLLELAWPARAVRAAYDAEQPLATEAIAPARESVLVWRKSERVLHRACDAEEFALLTRAASGVRFGELCALAAQARSDEAGAAFAASLLATWVEAELLRGE from the coding sequence GTGAGCGCGCTCGCGCAGCTGCAGGGCGACTTCGCGCGCTGGCTCCTCGAGCGCGAAGCGCCCGCCGAGACGCCGCGCTTGTTAGGCGACGCTCGCGCGAGCGCCGCCGAGCGCCTCCACGTCTACCGCTACGCCTACATGTCGCGCCTCGTGGGCGTCCTGCGCGACGACTACCCCGCGCTCGAACGCGCCCTCGGCCGCGCAGCACTCGACCCGCTCGCCGCCGCCTACCTGCGCGCGAACCCGTCGCAGCACTTCTCGCTGCGCCACCTCGGCGCGCGCTTCCCCGCGTTCCTCGCGCAGCACGAAGCCGCGCGCGAGACGCGCGAGCGCGCGCCGTGGGCGCCCGATCTCGCTCGCTTCGAGCTCGCGGTGACCGACGCCTTCGACGCCGCCGACGCGCGTCCGCTCCTGCGCAGCGATCTCGCGCACCTCGCGCCCGAGGCGTGGGCCGAGCTCGCGCTCGCGCTGACGCCCGGCGCGCAGCTCCTCGAGCTCGCGTGGCCGGCGCGTGCAGTGCGCGCTGCGTATGACGCGGAGCAGCCGCTCGCGACCGAGGCGATCGCGCCCGCGCGCGAGAGCGTGCTCGTGTGGCGCAAGAGCGAGCGCGTGCTGCACCGCGCCTGCGACGCCGAAGAGTTTGCGCTGCTCACTCGCGCCGCGAGCGGTGTGCGCTTCGGCGAGCTGTGCGCGCTCGCCGCGCAGGCGCGCAGCGACGAAGCCGGCGCAGCGTTCGCGGCGAGCCTGCTCGCGACGTGGGTGGAGGCGGAGCTGCTGCGGGGGGAGTGA